From Pempheris klunzingeri isolate RE-2024b chromosome 16, fPemKlu1.hap1, whole genome shotgun sequence, a single genomic window includes:
- the LOC139215539 gene encoding nuclear transport factor 2-like, whose product MACEKEIWQKIGEGFVQEYYNQFDNTNRMGLGNLYSADACLTWEGSPFQGREAITGKLANLPFKRIKHIITEQDFQPTIDSCILIMVFGQLQVDDDPPMAFHQVFMLKSQNCAWACTNDVFRLGIHNIPV is encoded by the exons ATGGCTTGCGAGAAAGAAATATGGCAAAAGATTGGAGAGGGCTTTGTCCAAGAATATTACAACCAGTTTGACAATACCAACAGGATGGGACTGGGTAACCTATAC tCTGCTGATGCCTGTTTGACATGGGAAGGATCTCCTTTTCAAGGGAGAGAAGCCATTACTGGCAAATTAGCA AACCTGCCTTTCAAGCGTATTAAGCACATTATCACAGAACAAGACTTCCAACCCACGATAGATAGTTGCATCCTCATCATGGTGTTTGGACAGCTGCAG GTAGACGATGATCCACCAATGGCCTTTCATCAGGTGTTTATGCTGAAGTCCCAAAACTGCGCGTGGGCCTGCACAAATGACGTCTTCCGGTTGGGGATACACAACATACCAGTGTAG
- the rrm2b gene encoding ribonucleoside-diphosphate reductase subunit M2 B produces the protein MDQEMDPMNISRQSDPKQENGLKDKDPDCQSVSEAEDEPLLRDNPRRFVIFPIQHPDMWRMYKQAQASFWTVEEVDLSKDLAHWDRLKPEEKHFISHVLAFFAASDGIVNENLVQRFCQEVQVPEARSFYSFQILIETVHSEMYSMLINTYIRDLKERDYLFNAIQTMPSVRRKADWALQWINDSESTFGERIVAFAAVEGIFFSGSFAAIYWLKKRGLMPGLTYSNELISRDEGLHCTFACLLYSYLVKKPSEDRVKDIITKAVSIEQEFLTEALPVDLIGINCSLMKQYIEFVADRLLADLGLPKVYRAENPFDFMESISLEGKTNFFEKRVAEYQRFGVMSSNVMDCEFTLDADF, from the exons ATGGATCAGGAAATGGATCCAATGAATATAAGTCGACAGTCTGATCCCAAACAAGAG AATGGCCTCAAAGATAAAGACCCAGACTGTCAGAGTGTTTCAGAGGCCGAAGACGAGCCTCTTCTCCGGGACAATCCCAGACGGTTCGTCATCTTCCCCATCCAGCACCCCGACATGTGGAGGATGTACAAGCAGGCACAGGCCTCCTTCTGGACGGTGGAGGAG GTCGATCTATCCAAAGACTTGGCTCACTGGGACCGTTTGAAACCTGAGGAGAAACACTTCATCTCCCATGTCCTGGCCTTCTTTGCTGCAAGTGATGGCATCGTCAACGAGAACCTG GTGCAGAGGTTCTGCCAGGAGGTGCAGGTCCCTGAAGCGCGCTCTTTCTACAGCTTCCAGATCCTAATAGAGACTGTTCATTCAGAGATGTACAGCATGCTCATCAACACTTACATCAGGGACCTGAAGGAGAG ggacTACTTATTTAACGCTATTCAAACCATGCCCAGTGTGAGACGAAAAGCAGACTGGGCCCTCCAGTGGATAAATGACAGCGAATCCACATTTG GGGAACGAATTGTGGCTTTCGCAGCAGTGGAGGGCATCTTCTTTTCTGGCTCATTCGCAGCCATCTATTGGCTCAAGAAGAGAGGACTAATGCCGGGCCTTACCTACTCCAACGAGCTCATCAGCAGGGATGAG GGCCTGCACTGTACCTTTGCCTGCCTGCTGTACAGCTACCTGGTGAAGAAGCCATCAGAGGACCGTGTGAAGGACATCATCACCAAAGCTGTTAGCATTGAACAG GAGTTTTTGACAGAGGCCTTGCCAGTGGATCTCATTGGAATCAACTGTTCTCTGATGAAGCAGTACATTGAGTTTGTGGCTGACCGGCTTCTTGCCGACCTGGGCCTGCCTAAA GTGTACCGAGCCGAAAATCCATTCGACTTCATGGAATCCATTTCACTTGAGGGGAAAACCAACTTCTTTGAGAAACGAGTAGCGGAGTATCAGAGATTTGGAGTTATGTCATCAAACGTGATGGACTGTGAATTCACTCTGGATGCAGACTTCTGA
- the bloc1s4 gene encoding biogenesis of lysosome-related organelles complex 1 subunit 4, which yields MDHHRVDRVGLLSPLEESSAEISRDSGIVSQSASSLSMVSEILSSGTVSQSPSFGAAANDVSRSPSLHEAAPSGTTDQHYPEQDDEVLRHTALSYSSYIRATAGEEILCLEKSLEEMLTRVDEFVGMLDMIRNDTSQIVNENLPQIQQKSDEMRQIYRRIDKLEAFVKMVGANVNAMEEQVTQAEGELGTLPGAFKKILRTMSVPSFLNKPASPRRPAPHQRQEIPSVFRTDDYFTSQPEQ from the exons ATGGACCATCACCGAGTGGACAGGGTGGGCCTCCTGTCTCCCCTGGAGGAGTCCAGCGCCGAGATAAGCAGAGACAGCGGCATCGTCTCCCAAAGTGCGAGCAGTTTGTCCATGGTGAGCGAAATCCTCAGCAGCGGCACCGTGTCGCAGAGCCCCAGTTTTGGCGCAGCAGCTAACGATGTCTCCCGGAGCCCGAGCCTCCACGAAGCAGCACCGTCCGGGACAACCGACCAGCACTACCCGGAGCAGGACGACGAGGTCCTGAGACACACCGCCCTCAGCTACTCCTCCTACATCAGGGCGACAGCTGGAGAAGAG ATCCTGTGTTTGGAGAAGAGCCTGGAAGAAATGCTGACGAGAGTGGATGAGTTTGTTGGAATGCTGGATATG ATCCGTAACGATACCTCCCAGATAGTGAATGAAAACCTACCTCAAATCCAGCAGAAGTCTGATGAAATGAGACAAATATACAGAAGAATTGATAAGTTAGAG gcctTTGTAAAGATGGTAGGAGCCAACGTCAACGCGATGGAGGAGCAGGTCacacaggcagagggagagctAGGAACACTGCCTGGTGCTTTCAAGAAGATCCTTCGCACAATGAGTGTGCcaagcttcttaaat AAACCGGCCAGCCCAAGAAGACCAGCACCTCATCAGCGTCAAGAGATCCCCAGTGTGTTCCGGACAGATGATTATTTCACATCACAGCCAGAGCAGTGA
- the mtdha gene encoding metadherin a, whose translation MAGDLRGFAAEKAELLSTRLKEVLSLGQEYALAQFGVDLGLTPELYPTWVVLSTAAVGLLLLLSLSWAAVCGGVLVGKKRGSPVTQGSGEPDKASSAKSTKPEEQRKRNKKKTLEKRTQSNGQPVTVVQEEVKVTETITKLAPQIKTEKVHEVQAPVQVKKNKKKAKTDVKPVLHVSTNDGKEPDDGAWETKVSNREKKQQRRKDKGPEDSGSPGGVQKTNVEAPAGAATTNAKKNRGNHESLHPRTTGKVDAASGAAPSSWREEPSVNGGGWTDISAKIPGQMGVMEGTKWSGISTAAHYRAPPKRQSWAQETQAAWSGVDGRMKTDLNSVSFSMLGRNTTDPISNPIELQWANHRDVDDEWSGFNGAAAVDPSSDWNPPAEHWGNYEEPPVLVTPTLPLKEQPVPNKVSEDEKDTEDPSGGANKSKKKRKKKKKTEAEAASDTQMESTAPLVNTAPKPQELPVLASKKQNPIISSSQKKPEQTVDPPKPSQKKKARKET comes from the exons ATGGCTGGGGACCTGCGCGGTTTTGCGGCGGAAAAGGCCGAGCTGCTCTCCACCCGTTTGAAGGAGGTCCTGTCGTTGGGACAAGAGTATGCTCTGGCCCAGTTCGGGGTGGATTTGGGTCTGACCCCCGAGCTGTACCCGACCTGGGTCGTCCTGTCCACGGCCGCGGtgggtctgctgctgctgctcagcctgtCCTGGGCCGCCGTCTGTGGCGGTGTGCTCGTCGGGAAAAAGCGGGGATCCCCGGTCACCCAAGGCAGCGGTGAGCCCGACAAGGCCAGTTCGGCTAAAAGTACCAaaccagaggagcagaggaagaggaacaagaAGAAAACGCTGGAAAAG AGGACTCAGTCCAATGGACAACCAGTGACTGTAGTTCAGGAGGAAGTCAAAGTGACGGAGACTATTACCAAGTTAGCCCCACAGATCAAAACTGAGAAG GTCCATGAGGTACAGGCCCCAGTTCAGGtgaaaaagaacaagaagaaaGCCAAGACAGATGTGAAACCAGTTCTGCATGTGTCTACAAATGATGGGAAGGAACCTGATGATG GAGCATGGGAGACCAAAGTCAGTAACCgagagaagaagcagcagcgcaGGAAGGACAAGGGTCCTGAGGACTCTGGTAGCCCAGGAGGGGTTCAGAAGACCAATGTGGAGGCACCTGCAGGCGCAGCTACTACCAACGCCAAGAAGAACAGAGGGAACCATG AGTCCCTTCATCCAAGAACCACAGGAAAGGTGGATGCAGCCAGTGGAGCAG CGCCCTCCAGCTGGAGAGAGGAGCCTTCAGTCAATGGTGGAGGCTGGACTGACATTTCAGCGAAGATCCCAGGTCAGATGGGTGTCATGGAGGGAACCAAGTGGAGTGGCATTTCCACGGCTGCACATTACAGGGCCCCACCGAAGCGTCAGTCCTGGGCACAGGAGACTCAAG CAGCATGGAGTGGTGTTGATGGTCGTATGAAGACTGACCTCAACTCAGTGTCCTTCTCCATGCTGGGACGAAACACCACAG ATCCCATATCAAATCCAATAGAGCTGCAGTGGGCCAACCACCGTGATGTCGATGATGAATGGTCTGGATTCA atgGGGCGGCGGCAGTGGACCCCAGCTCCGACTGGAACCCCCCAGCAGAGCACTGGGGAAACTACGAAGAGCCTCCTGTGCTGGTGACACCGACGCTTCCACTGAAGGAGCAGCCTGTCCCCAACAAG GTATCGGAGGATGAGAAGGACACTGAGGATCCCTCAGGTGGAGCAAACAAATctaagaagaagaggaaaaagaagaagaaaacagaagcagaggCTGCATCTGACACccag ATGGAGAGCACAGCACCGCTGGTCAATACAGCACCCAAACCCCAAGAGCTTCCTGTGCTGGCCTCCAAAAAGCAGAATCCCATCATATCATCCTCTCAGA AGAAGCCTGAGCAGACCGTGGATCCACCAAAGCCCTCCCAGAAGAAAAAGGCCAGAAAGGAAACATGA